From a region of the Arachis ipaensis cultivar K30076 chromosome B09, Araip1.1, whole genome shotgun sequence genome:
- the LOC107617667 gene encoding R3H domain-containing protein 1 isoform X1 yields MSMTQFAMVEELASLVKDNLHCKHLVLTMEETLVKFLQDDDTSPKKEAAYQQRDDFNSDGILELEPMNSYSRLLLHRLAEIFGFAHESVGEGDDRHLILEKCPDTSIPPILVSDILWGYDEPQSLITSHQILRREDPSPVLQTNRTSFPLSLEERKAAYLAARERIFCESLEEIKEPGGQKQRSVPVVAHRMIAHALGRRMNTENQNVLASDSTKDKVLMDELNARRENGAEPNPMENLEESIPRRRNSNSRIRNTSTSGGAALNKRDDQTLLDKDFPKSTQDGKQAPKLSKDCMKEEHIGAAKRMFAHALGVHSGTVPRSRDGETKKN; encoded by the exons ATGAGTATGACCCAATTCGCCATG GTTGAGGAATTGGCTTCTCTGGTCAAGGACAACCTTCATTGCAAGCATTTAGTGCTCACAATGGAAGAAACCTTGGTCAAGTTTCTTCAGGATGATGACACAAG TCCCAAAAAGGAAGCAGCCTATCAGCAGAGGGATGATTTTAA TTCAGATGGGATCTTGGAATTGGAGCCAATGAACTCTTATAGCCGTCTTCTTTTGCATCGCCTTGCTGAGATATTTGG GTTTGCACATGAGTCTGTTGGTGAAGGAGATGATCGCCATTTAATTCTTGAGAAATGTCCAGACACATCCAT ACCTCCAATCCTTGTAAGCGATATCCTATGGGGTTATGATGAACCCCAATCTTTAATTACATCACATCAAATATTAAGGAGAGAAGACCCCTCCCCAG TCTTACAAACAAACAGAACCTCCTTTCCACTGTCACTGGAAGAGAGAAAAGCGGCTTATTTGGCTGCTCGGGAGAGAATTTTCTGTGAGAGTTTGGAAGAGATAAAAGAGCCTGGTGGACAAAAGCAGCGAAGTGTGCCTGTGGTTGCCCACCGCATGATTGCGCATGCATTAGGTCGAAGAATGAATACGGAGAATCAAAATGTCTTAGCTAGTGATAGTACAAAGGACAAAGTGCTCATGGATGAATTGAATGCTCGGAGAGAGAATGGCGCAGAGCCCAATCCCATGGAGAACTTGGAAGAGTCAATACCTCGAAGAAGGAACTCAAACAGTAGAATAAGAAACACTAGCACTTCAGGTGGAGCTGCACTTAATAAAAGGGATGATCAAACACTGCTCGACAAAGATTtccccaaatcaactcaagatggAAAACAAGCACCTAAGTTGAGTAAAGACTGCATGAAGGAGGAGCACATAGGAGCTGCGAAGAGAATGTTTGCTCATGCATTGGGGGTGCACTCCGGGACAGTTCCTAGAAGTAGAGATGGAGAGACAAAGAAGAATTAA
- the LOC107617667 gene encoding R3H domain-containing protein 1 isoform X2, with product MSMTQFAMVEELASLVKDNLHCKHLVLTMEETLVKFLQDDDTSSDGILELEPMNSYSRLLLHRLAEIFGFAHESVGEGDDRHLILEKCPDTSIPPILVSDILWGYDEPQSLITSHQILRREDPSPVLQTNRTSFPLSLEERKAAYLAARERIFCESLEEIKEPGGQKQRSVPVVAHRMIAHALGRRMNTENQNVLASDSTKDKVLMDELNARRENGAEPNPMENLEESIPRRRNSNSRIRNTSTSGGAALNKRDDQTLLDKDFPKSTQDGKQAPKLSKDCMKEEHIGAAKRMFAHALGVHSGTVPRSRDGETKKN from the exons ATGAGTATGACCCAATTCGCCATG GTTGAGGAATTGGCTTCTCTGGTCAAGGACAACCTTCATTGCAAGCATTTAGTGCTCACAATGGAAGAAACCTTGGTCAAGTTTCTTCAGGATGATGACACAAG TTCAGATGGGATCTTGGAATTGGAGCCAATGAACTCTTATAGCCGTCTTCTTTTGCATCGCCTTGCTGAGATATTTGG GTTTGCACATGAGTCTGTTGGTGAAGGAGATGATCGCCATTTAATTCTTGAGAAATGTCCAGACACATCCAT ACCTCCAATCCTTGTAAGCGATATCCTATGGGGTTATGATGAACCCCAATCTTTAATTACATCACATCAAATATTAAGGAGAGAAGACCCCTCCCCAG TCTTACAAACAAACAGAACCTCCTTTCCACTGTCACTGGAAGAGAGAAAAGCGGCTTATTTGGCTGCTCGGGAGAGAATTTTCTGTGAGAGTTTGGAAGAGATAAAAGAGCCTGGTGGACAAAAGCAGCGAAGTGTGCCTGTGGTTGCCCACCGCATGATTGCGCATGCATTAGGTCGAAGAATGAATACGGAGAATCAAAATGTCTTAGCTAGTGATAGTACAAAGGACAAAGTGCTCATGGATGAATTGAATGCTCGGAGAGAGAATGGCGCAGAGCCCAATCCCATGGAGAACTTGGAAGAGTCAATACCTCGAAGAAGGAACTCAAACAGTAGAATAAGAAACACTAGCACTTCAGGTGGAGCTGCACTTAATAAAAGGGATGATCAAACACTGCTCGACAAAGATTtccccaaatcaactcaagatggAAAACAAGCACCTAAGTTGAGTAAAGACTGCATGAAGGAGGAGCACATAGGAGCTGCGAAGAGAATGTTTGCTCATGCATTGGGGGTGCACTCCGGGACAGTTCCTAGAAGTAGAGATGGAGAGACAAAGAAGAATTAA
- the LOC107617667 gene encoding uncharacterized protein LOC107617667 isoform X3: protein MSMTQFAMVEELASLVKDNLHCKHLVLTMEETLVKFLQDDDTRFAHESVGEGDDRHLILEKCPDTSIPPILVSDILWGYDEPQSLITSHQILRREDPSPVLQTNRTSFPLSLEERKAAYLAARERIFCESLEEIKEPGGQKQRSVPVVAHRMIAHALGRRMNTENQNVLASDSTKDKVLMDELNARRENGAEPNPMENLEESIPRRRNSNSRIRNTSTSGGAALNKRDDQTLLDKDFPKSTQDGKQAPKLSKDCMKEEHIGAAKRMFAHALGVHSGTVPRSRDGETKKN, encoded by the exons ATGAGTATGACCCAATTCGCCATG GTTGAGGAATTGGCTTCTCTGGTCAAGGACAACCTTCATTGCAAGCATTTAGTGCTCACAATGGAAGAAACCTTGGTCAAGTTTCTTCAGGATGATGACACAAG GTTTGCACATGAGTCTGTTGGTGAAGGAGATGATCGCCATTTAATTCTTGAGAAATGTCCAGACACATCCAT ACCTCCAATCCTTGTAAGCGATATCCTATGGGGTTATGATGAACCCCAATCTTTAATTACATCACATCAAATATTAAGGAGAGAAGACCCCTCCCCAG TCTTACAAACAAACAGAACCTCCTTTCCACTGTCACTGGAAGAGAGAAAAGCGGCTTATTTGGCTGCTCGGGAGAGAATTTTCTGTGAGAGTTTGGAAGAGATAAAAGAGCCTGGTGGACAAAAGCAGCGAAGTGTGCCTGTGGTTGCCCACCGCATGATTGCGCATGCATTAGGTCGAAGAATGAATACGGAGAATCAAAATGTCTTAGCTAGTGATAGTACAAAGGACAAAGTGCTCATGGATGAATTGAATGCTCGGAGAGAGAATGGCGCAGAGCCCAATCCCATGGAGAACTTGGAAGAGTCAATACCTCGAAGAAGGAACTCAAACAGTAGAATAAGAAACACTAGCACTTCAGGTGGAGCTGCACTTAATAAAAGGGATGATCAAACACTGCTCGACAAAGATTtccccaaatcaactcaagatggAAAACAAGCACCTAAGTTGAGTAAAGACTGCATGAAGGAGGAGCACATAGGAGCTGCGAAGAGAATGTTTGCTCATGCATTGGGGGTGCACTCCGGGACAGTTCCTAGAAGTAGAGATGGAGAGACAAAGAAGAATTAA
- the LOC107617667 gene encoding R3H domain-containing protein 1 isoform X4 encodes MMTQDGILELEPMNSYSRLLLHRLAEIFGFAHESVGEGDDRHLILEKCPDTSIPPILVSDILWGYDEPQSLITSHQILRREDPSPVLQTNRTSFPLSLEERKAAYLAARERIFCESLEEIKEPGGQKQRSVPVVAHRMIAHALGRRMNTENQNVLASDSTKDKVLMDELNARRENGAEPNPMENLEESIPRRRNSNSRIRNTSTSGGAALNKRDDQTLLDKDFPKSTQDGKQAPKLSKDCMKEEHIGAAKRMFAHALGVHSGTVPRSRDGETKKN; translated from the exons ATGATGACACAAG ATGGGATCTTGGAATTGGAGCCAATGAACTCTTATAGCCGTCTTCTTTTGCATCGCCTTGCTGAGATATTTGG GTTTGCACATGAGTCTGTTGGTGAAGGAGATGATCGCCATTTAATTCTTGAGAAATGTCCAGACACATCCAT ACCTCCAATCCTTGTAAGCGATATCCTATGGGGTTATGATGAACCCCAATCTTTAATTACATCACATCAAATATTAAGGAGAGAAGACCCCTCCCCAG TCTTACAAACAAACAGAACCTCCTTTCCACTGTCACTGGAAGAGAGAAAAGCGGCTTATTTGGCTGCTCGGGAGAGAATTTTCTGTGAGAGTTTGGAAGAGATAAAAGAGCCTGGTGGACAAAAGCAGCGAAGTGTGCCTGTGGTTGCCCACCGCATGATTGCGCATGCATTAGGTCGAAGAATGAATACGGAGAATCAAAATGTCTTAGCTAGTGATAGTACAAAGGACAAAGTGCTCATGGATGAATTGAATGCTCGGAGAGAGAATGGCGCAGAGCCCAATCCCATGGAGAACTTGGAAGAGTCAATACCTCGAAGAAGGAACTCAAACAGTAGAATAAGAAACACTAGCACTTCAGGTGGAGCTGCACTTAATAAAAGGGATGATCAAACACTGCTCGACAAAGATTtccccaaatcaactcaagatggAAAACAAGCACCTAAGTTGAGTAAAGACTGCATGAAGGAGGAGCACATAGGAGCTGCGAAGAGAATGTTTGCTCATGCATTGGGGGTGCACTCCGGGACAGTTCCTAGAAGTAGAGATGGAGAGACAAAGAAGAATTAA